In Oceanispirochaeta sp. M1, the following proteins share a genomic window:
- a CDS encoding MmpS family transport accessory protein, with amino-acid sequence MKKLMILLCLSIILFAGCDILTPPQVEYEISGTATSVNITYSNASEGTSQVSDVSVPWTYSFESTTGNFLYVSAQNQNDSGSLTATIYVDGDVYKTSTSSGAYVIATASGSAP; translated from the coding sequence ATGAAAAAACTAATGATTCTATTATGCCTATCAATTATCCTATTTGCCGGTTGTGATATTCTGACTCCACCACAGGTGGAATATGAGATTTCTGGAACGGCCACAAGTGTGAATATCACCTATTCCAATGCCAGTGAAGGGACATCTCAGGTAAGCGATGTGAGTGTGCCCTGGACATACAGTTTTGAATCAACGACAGGAAACTTCCTTTACGTCTCAGCCCAAAATCAAAATGACAGTGGATCCTTAACCGCCACCATTTATGTTGATGGTGATGTTTATAAGACATCAACCAGTTCGGGAGCCTATGTTATTGCAACTGCTTCAGGATCTGCTCCCTGA
- a CDS encoding IS110 family transposase → MSCLAIDLHTDCFTVAFRSKVDGKSGKLIKKYFLNEKSLPNFAKTLSTNDYVAIEATTNAFWFHDKISPYVKSVIILDTNKINFSGNKTDNNDARRLLDVLEYFVSVKGISEIPRVFVPNIHIRELRELFTSYKLQKKIITQLTNRIHSILKQHGHPITRASLKTVRGKNRAVTLIDNDISRIEIKRLINQFEDAQKDVEIIVQLMAGLGKKYFQDDIERLMTIPGFSFLSAMALIADVADIRRFPSVKKFCSYLRTAPKITESNNTTHLGKVNKCSRNLTVSLLTQSVSHFRESSPYFGEFYDRLKSGKSYGKTRMALIRKILVCAYYMLKRKENFKWSDKSNMERKTKLFYSCAEKSVINLLDSA, encoded by the coding sequence ATGAGTTGTTTAGCCATTGATCTTCACACCGATTGTTTTACTGTTGCTTTTAGGAGCAAAGTTGATGGAAAGTCAGGAAAGTTGATTAAGAAGTATTTCTTGAATGAGAAATCACTTCCTAATTTTGCTAAGACTTTATCGACAAATGATTATGTTGCCATTGAGGCAACGACGAACGCTTTCTGGTTTCATGATAAGATTTCACCCTATGTAAAGAGTGTTATTATCCTTGATACGAACAAAATCAATTTTAGCGGAAACAAGACAGATAATAATGATGCCAGAAGATTACTAGATGTCCTTGAATATTTTGTATCTGTAAAGGGTATTAGTGAAATACCCCGGGTGTTTGTACCCAATATTCATATTAGAGAGCTTCGAGAATTATTCACAAGCTATAAACTACAGAAAAAGATTATTACACAACTAACTAATCGAATACACAGTATACTCAAGCAGCATGGGCATCCCATAACCAGAGCATCTTTGAAAACAGTGAGAGGTAAGAATAGGGCAGTAACTCTAATCGACAATGATATCAGTAGAATAGAAATAAAACGTCTAATCAATCAATTTGAAGATGCTCAAAAGGACGTGGAAATAATAGTTCAGTTGATGGCAGGACTCGGAAAGAAATATTTTCAGGATGATATTGAAAGGCTTATGACCATTCCTGGGTTTAGTTTTCTATCAGCTATGGCACTAATTGCAGATGTGGCTGATATAAGACGGTTCCCATCAGTTAAAAAATTCTGTTCCTATCTACGTACAGCACCAAAAATTACAGAATCAAATAATACGACACATCTTGGTAAAGTTAATAAATGTTCCAGAAATCTGACGGTCTCATTACTGACTCAATCGGTTTCACATTTTAGAGAGAGTTCTCCCTATTTTGGAGAATTCTATGACCGGTTAAAATCTGGGAAAAGTTATGGTAAAACAAGGATGGCTTTAATCCGGAAAATATTGGTATGTGCATATTATATGTTGAAGAGAAAAGAAAATTTCAAATGGTCAGATAAGTCAAATATGGAGAGAAAGACAAAGCTATTTTACAGTTGTGCAGAGAAATCTGTGATTAATTTATTAGATTCAGCATAG